A single genomic interval of Lucilia cuprina isolate Lc7/37 chromosome 2, ASM2204524v1, whole genome shotgun sequence harbors:
- the LOC111687875 gene encoding COP1-interactive protein 1 isoform X3 encodes MHHLYPSLKGDQLCPLGFHPQTRYPTRCKRCFRDYKEHGGRRGADDVAASSPNLSDGFNSRPSSRTWTSTQNLSSINGSSNDIVVHFNVELKKRPQSWASTPDIDEVDDSARGSSRSGGKSTDDNNVDVTLKLPVPPRRHTTTLDIKEVENSLSQNSSASSSSKNIPDDLVILSTDSLAERVRKMNLLKKQRSQNSRESSRERSVPRKQEQENNDADAKPPPDRPERTKAIPTSNSSSSTTDATKHLSLPPKKTSSSNTSSSTSNHTRPTSAPVSETHSALPPTPPKTIPTKLKTTSSTSNTTTSPATSSSAARKKESERQKAAQDVQFMLNIKENSFNNKKQNLDNMSLTTETPYAGHQMDREHLEEMATLRKELEAMKARAEKAEREKSDILLRRLASMETAPNRTAASEAIMLQQKVNELKEQLEKITEEKRKLNTRMKELENNPKSAEHELRRKLQAAEQICEELMEENQEAKKEILNLQAEMDELQDTFRDDEVKAKTSLQKDLEKTTKNCRILSFKLKKCERKIETLEQERQNNGNLELNARIKQLEDELRFSQELTKKLQAEAEDLRNPGKKKAPMLGVLGKSTSADARFTRESLTRGGSQEDPQQLLRDLQDSVERESDLKDQLKFAEEEAENLRKKVARMEDENDSLMMQLKKMATRSRTRKLSPTPHRLAPEVQAERDEGISDEDDPAELRILLELNEQEASILRHKVEELEKQNSESKKQVRELQDKLTTSADKRNTLGSWGNNASEKRLKALNDELEQLRKNISEKDKHIERLQAAAAAQTGANAKRQIDMAEQEATALRSKVTALEAENERVQKEVKRLQLQALRKQSSTEKNGNTVELAKLKENLASVEEERNNLQDKLKRIFQEAEEKLPPRTIVRITDLTPKNQLKKWVEELDDEISEMRAIVAKTGAHTIKSLESEKKTLEEELREYKTKLTQAETDLQKLKSTNTPKVQDLEKQLKKTEEESKQLNSKIKELEDKIKKQDNLIKKTETSKSSLEQQIKTEKEKLSKLEKDYEKERKEREKLEGKLTQKESELTQARKAADKTKTSLENEIKELKTKSSKSDTKQVQELKKQLEELHETLDHEAKRYNELNAQWEKMSEETILMRAQLSTEKNNLQTELNNAKQKISELETIRVNRSELAKKLNDAQKKIQELETKTLKNGHSEYEKTMLQNKLDEKIQEYERLRRENEMNIDLVFQLRKDNDELNRKLSDFNRIEQAQSSINGHSASLENEIKSLKIKLENSEMQLKSEVASTRLRYEQQVKTLSGELTSMHRQCERFKKDRDAFKQMLESAQKKIGDLKANNAGRQSRGSMHSSDEDDKSKIAYLEQQIGCLEDQLVEARLEASKVKTELVSERSANEIKISEMQSKLNEFEEERVIGSGRTKIPGMKTKLELSWQKEREDQQRLLQETSTLARDLRQTLFEVERERDKERLEAKRRQDQLKRTNEEEMEEGRRKIAELQCDLLELRDVHAKLRTSNEKLRRERERYEKELIKRRMEQEGGDRKLGALLHTVDELVKMAPDLMGGRVPATPNDLRPEPISPKRSRSPSPSMNTSHIGSVLARLAEASEELRKFQRINEEEHERNRMRRGNLRRAASQENDPHGSQSSVASASGSHRNGSKLSRSGHNGSLIRKSLSLDHSIQQDQNIWRQDDGSISSMQSIDSELGGMVRDSSYDSRLDSRLSGGSTQSDIPRGPRKKKKGLMGKLRSLTKSGRNSESEISIQGSDSDISVASDMRASKKDLRGRLSGMFKRSGSTSRSGSTERMSSEQRPVAVVVVGDADGPQPRDPPPANAMTPKPIRSISKPPTPTTPVTRRRVAKQ; translated from the exons TTGTACACTTCAATGTAGAGTTAAAAAAGCGCCCGCAATCATGGGCTTCTACGCCCGATATAGACGAAGTCGATGACAGTGCCAGAGGCAGTTCACGTTCAGGCGGCAAATCAACAGATGACAACAATGTAGATGTTACTCTAAAGTTGCCAGTTCCACCGAGGCGACATACAACAACGTTAGACATAAAAGAG GTTGAAAATTCATTGTCGCAGAATTCTTCAGCATCGTCGTCTTCGAAAAATATTCCAGATGACTTGGTCATTCTCTCCACAGACAGTTTAGCTGAACGGGTGAGAAAAatgaatttgttgaaaaaacaaCGCAGTCAAAATTCCAGAGAATCAAGTCGTGAACGATCTGTGCCTAGAAAACAGGAACA GGAAAATAATGATGCAGATGCTAAACCTCCTCCAGATCGACCTGAACGTACAAAAGCAATACCAACATCAAATTCTTCAAGTAGCACTACAGATGCCACAAAACATCTATCATTGCCACCAAAGAAAACTTCAAGTTCAAACACGTCTAGTTCCACATCAAACCATACTCGCCCAACTTCCGCACCTGTCAGTGAAACCCATTCAGCATTACCACCTACTCCACCCAAAACAATACCAACGAAATTGAAAACAACTTCCTCTACATCTAATACAACAACATCGCCTGCAACCTCATCCTCAGCCGCACGAAAAAAAGAGAGCGAACGACAGAAAGCTGCTCAAGATGTACAATTTATGctgaatattaaagaaaatagttttaataacaaGAAACAGAATTTGGATAATATGTCTTTAACAACTGAGACGCCCTATGCCGGGCATCAGATGGACCGCGAACATTTGGAGGAAATGGCTACTTTACGTAAAGAACTTGAAGCGATGAAAGCTCGTGCCGAGAAAGCTGAACGTGAAAAAAGTGATATACTATTAAGACGTTTGGCTTCCATGGAAACTGCTCCAAATCGAACGGCTGCCTCTGAAGCTATTATGCTGCAACAGAAAGTCAACGAACTTAAGGAACAACTCGAAAAGATAACGGAAGAGAAACGAAAACTCAACACTCGAATGAAAGAGCTTGAAAATAATCCAAAAAGTGCGGAGCATGAGCTGCGACGTAAGTTACAGGCTGCTGAACAAATCTGTGAGGAGTTGATGGAGGAAAACCAGGAAgcgaaaaaggaaattttaaacttGCAAGCGGAAATGGACGAACTCCAAGATACCTTCCGAGATGATGAGGTGAAAGCTAAGACAAGCTTGCAAAAGGATCTTGAAAAAACCACAAAGAATTGtcgaattttaagttttaaattaaagaaatgcgAACGGAAAATAGAGACATTAGAACAAGAACGTCAGAATAATGGTAACCTTGAACTTAATGCTAGAATTAAACAATTAGAGGATGAGTTGAGATTTTCACAGGAACTAACCAAAAAATTACAG GCTGAAGCTGAAGATTTACGCAATCCTGGAAAGAAGAAAGCTCCTATGTTAGGAGTCTTGGGTAAATCTACCTCTGCCGATGCCAGATTTACGAGAGAATCTCTCACTCGTGGTGGTTCACAAGAAGATCCTCAACAATTGCTTAGAGATTTACAGGACTCAGTTGAAAGAGAATCAGATCTTAAAGATCAACTTAAGTTTGCCGAAGAAGAA gctgaaaatttaaggaaaaaagttGCCCGTATGGAGGATGAAAATGATTCTCTAATGATGCAGTTGAAAAAAATGGCAACACGCTCTAGAA caCGTAAATTGAGTCCAACGCCTCATCGCTTAGCTCCAGAAGTACAAGCTGAACGTGATGAGGGCATATCCGATGAAGATGATCCGGCAGAGTTGCGCATTCTTTTGGAGCTTAATGAACAAGAGGCTTCCATACTCCGCCATAAGGTTGAAGAATTGGAAAAACAAAACTCCGAGTCTAAAAAACAAGTTCGAGAACTTCAGGATAAACTAACAACATCAGCGGATAAACGCAATACACTGGGATCATGGGGTAATAATGCTTCGGAGAAGAGACTGAAAGCCTTAAATGATGAACTGGAACAGCTAAGAAAGAATATTTCCGAAAAGGATAAACATATTGAAAGGTTACAAGCAGCGGCTGCTGCTCAAACTGGAGCCAACGCTAAACGCCAGATAGACATGGCTGAACAAGAAGCTACAGCTTTACGTTCCAAAGTTACTGCCCTAGAAGCAGAAAACGAACGTGTACAAAAGGAAGTTAAGCGTTTGCAATTACAAGCTTTACGTAAACAATCGTCAACTGAGAAGAATGGAAATACCGTGGAACTAGCAAAACTTAAAGAGAACCTTGCCAGCGTAGAGGAAGAACGAAATAATCTTCAAGACAAACTTAAACGTATTTTCCAAGAAGCTGAAGAAAAACTGCCACCGAGAACAATTGTACGTATAACTGATTTAACGCCGAAAAACCAACTAAAGAAATGGGTAGAAGAATTGGATGATGAAATAAGTGAAATGAGGGCTATTGTTGCAAAAACTGGAGCACATACTATTAAGAGTTTGGAAAGCGAGAAGAAAACCTTGGAAGAAGAACTTAGAGAATATAAAACTAAGCTCACACAAGCCGAAACAGATTTGC AAAAACTTAAGTCGACAAATACTCCCAAAGTACAAGATCTGGAAAAGCAGCTTAAAAAGACCGAGGAAGAATCGAAACAATTAAATTCCAAGATCAAGGAACTggaagataaaataaaaaaacaagataatTTG ATAAAGAAAACAGAAACCAGCAAATCGTCGTTGGAACagcaaataaaaactgaaaaggAAAAGCTTTCTAAATTAGAAAAGGATTACGAAAAAGAACGAAAAGAACGTGAAAAATTAGAAGGCAAACTAACACAAAAGGAAAGCGAACTTACGCAAGCACGCAAAGCAGCCGACAAAACCAAAACCAGTTTAGAAAATGAAATCAAGGAGCTTAAAACAAAATCATCTAAATCGGACACAAAACAGGTGCAAGAACTCAAAAAACAACTAGAGGAACTGCACGAAACCCTAGATCATGAAGCAAAACGTTACAATGAACTTAATGCTCAATGGGAGAAAATGTCCGAAGAGACAATATTGATGAGAGCTCAACTGTCCACCGAAAAAAATAATCTTCAAACTGAACTAAACAATGCCAAACAGAAAATAAGTGAATTAGAAACAATACGTGTCAATCGTTCTGAATTGGCTAAAAAGTTAAATGATGCTCAAAAGAAGATACAAGAGTTGGAAACAAAAACCCTTAAGAATGGACATTCAGAATATGAAAAGACAATGTTGCAAAATAAACTGGATGAAAAGATACAAGAGTATGAACGTCTTAGAAGGGAAAATGAAATGAATATCGATTTGGTGTTCCAACTGAGAAAGGATAACGATGAGTTAAATCGCAAATTAAGCGATTTCAATCGTATTGAACAAGCCCAATCGTCAATTAATGGTCATAGCGCCAGTttggaaaatgaaattaaatcattaaaaataaa aTTGGAAAACTCTGAAATGCAATTGAAATCCGAAGTGGCTTCAACACGTCTTCGTTATGAACAGCAAGTGAAAACATTAAGTGGAGAGTTGACCTCAATGCAT CGCCAATGTGAACGCTTTAAAAAGGATCGTGATGCCTTCAAGCAAATGTTGGAGTCAGCACAAAAGAAAATTGGAGATCTTAAAGCTAACAATGCTGGTAGACAAAGCAGGGGTTCAATGCATAGCAGTGATGAAGACGACAAGAGTAAGATTGCTTATTTGGAACAACAA ATTGGTTGTTTAGAAGATCAGCTAGTAGAGGCTCGTTTGGAAGCTAGCAAAGTTAAGACTGAATTGGTTTCGGAGCGCAGTGCAAATGAGATAAAAATATCTGAAATGCAATCAAAACTTAATGAATTCGAAGAAGAGAGAGTAATAGGCTCAGGTCGCACCAAAATTCCCGGCATGAAGACCAAACTAGAGCTATCCTGGCAAAAAGAACGTGAAGATCAACAAAGATTATTGCAAGAGACATCAACGCTGGCTAGAGACTTGCGTCAAACACTATTTGAAGTTGAGCGTGAACGTGATAAGGAACGTTTAGAGGCGAAGCGCCGACAAGATCAATTAAAACGTACCAATGAAGAGGAAATGGAAGAAGGACGCAGGAAAATTGCCGAGCTGCAATGTGATTTATTAGAGTTACGTGATGTGCACGCTAAACTGCGAACATCCAACGAGAAATTACGAAGAGAGCGTGAGCGTTATGAAAAGGAGTTGATTAAACGACGCATGGAGCAAGAAGGTGGTGATCGTAAACTTGGTGCTCTATTGCACACAGTTGATGAATTAGTAAAGATGGCACCAGATTTAATGGGTGGAAGGGTACCAGCTACACCTAACGATTTGAGGCCTGAACCTATTTCACCGAAAAGATCTCGTAGTCCATCTCCCTCTATGAATACATCACATATTGGTAGCGTTTTAGCGCGTTTAGCCGAGGCTTCTGAAGAATTGCGTAAATTCCAACGTATTAACGAAGAGGAGCATGAACGCAATCGTATGAGACGTGGTAATTTGCGTAGAGCTGCATCTCAAGAAAATGATCCACATGGTAGTCAAAGTTCTGTTGCAAGCGCAAGTGGATCTCATCGTAATGGTTCTAAATTATCACGATCCGGTCACAATGGCAGTTTAATAAGAAAGAGTTTATCTCTGGATCACTCTATACAGCAAGATCAG AATATTTGGCGGCAAGATGATGGAAGTATATCATCAATGCAATCTATTGATTCCGAATTAGGAGGCATGGTGCGTGATTCAAGCTATGATTCGCGTCTGGACTCACGATTGTCTGGCGGATCAACTCAAAGTGATATACCACGTGGTCCACGTAAGAAAAAGAAGGGCCTTATGGGAAAATTGAGAAGTCTTACCAAGAGTGGACGCAATTCCGAGAGTGAAATATCT attcaAGGATCTGACTCTGATATTAGTGTGGCCAGTGATATGAGGGCTAGTAAAAAGGATTTACGTGGCCGTTTATCGGGTATGTTCAAACGTTCAGGTTCAACATCACGCAGTGGCAGTACAGAACGAATGTCAAGTGAACAAAGACCCGTAGCTGTAGTCGTTGTTGGTGATGCAGATGGCCCTCAGCCCAGAGATCCGCCACCAGCAAATGCAATGACACCAAAACCAATTAGATCA atttcaaagcCACCTACACCCACAACACCAGTGACCAGGAGAAGAGTCGCTAAACAATAA
- the LOC111687875 gene encoding COP1-interactive protein 1 isoform X4, whose amino-acid sequence MHHLYPSLKGDQLCPLGFHPQTRYPTRCKRCFRDYKEHGGRRGADDVAASSPNLSDGFNSRPSSRTWTSTQNLSSINGSSNDIELKKRPQSWASTPDIDEVDDSARGSSRSGGKSTDDNNVDVTLKLPVPPRRHTTTLDIKEVENSLSQNSSASSSSKNIPDDLVILSTDSLAERVRKMNLLKKQRSQNSRESSRERSVPRKQEQENNDADAKPPPDRPERTKAIPTSNSSSSTTDATKHLSLPPKKTSSSNTSSSTSNHTRPTSAPVSETHSALPPTPPKTIPTKLKTTSSTSNTTTSPATSSSAARKKESERQKAAQDVQFMLNIKENSFNNKKQNLDNMSLTTETPYAGHQMDREHLEEMATLRKELEAMKARAEKAEREKSDILLRRLASMETAPNRTAASEAIMLQQKVNELKEQLEKITEEKRKLNTRMKELENNPKSAEHELRRKLQAAEQICEELMEENQEAKKEILNLQAEMDELQDTFRDDEVKAKTSLQKDLEKTTKNCRILSFKLKKCERKIETLEQERQNNGNLELNARIKQLEDELRFSQELTKKLQAEAEDLRNPGKKKAPMLGVLGKSTSADARFTRESLTRGGSQEDPQQLLRDLQDSVERESDLKDQLKFAEEEAENLRKKVARMEDENDSLMMQLKKMATRSRTRKLSPTPHRLAPEVQAERDEGISDEDDPAELRILLELNEQEASILRHKVEELEKQNSESKKQVRELQDKLTTSADKRNTLGSWGNNASEKRLKALNDELEQLRKNISEKDKHIERLQAAAAAQTGANAKRQIDMAEQEATALRSKVTALEAENERVQKEVKRLQLQALRKQSSTEKNGNTVELAKLKENLASVEEERNNLQDKLKRIFQEAEEKLPPRTIVRITDLTPKNQLKKWVEELDDEISEMRAIVAKTGAHTIKSLESEKKTLEEELREYKTKLTQAETDLQKLKSTNTPKVQDLEKQLKKTEEESKQLNSKIKELEDKIKKQDNLIKKTETSKSSLEQQIKTEKEKLSKLEKDYEKERKEREKLEGKLTQKESELTQARKAADKTKTSLENEIKELKTKSSKSDTKQVQELKKQLEELHETLDHEAKRYNELNAQWEKMSEETILMRAQLSTEKNNLQTELNNAKQKISELETIRVNRSELAKKLNDAQKKIQELETKTLKNGHSEYEKTMLQNKLDEKIQEYERLRRENEMNIDLVFQLRKDNDELNRKLSDFNRIEQAQSSINGHSASLENEIKSLKIKLENSEMQLKSEVASTRLRYEQQVKTLSGELTSMHRQCERFKKDRDAFKQMLESAQKKIGDLKANNAGRQSRGSMHSSDEDDKSKIAYLEQQIGCLEDQLVEARLEASKVKTELVSERSANEIKISEMQSKLNEFEEERVIGSGRTKIPGMKTKLELSWQKEREDQQRLLQETSTLARDLRQTLFEVERERDKERLEAKRRQDQLKRTNEEEMEEGRRKIAELQCDLLELRDVHAKLRTSNEKLRRERERYEKELIKRRMEQEGGDRKLGALLHTVDELVKMAPDLMGGRVPATPNDLRPEPISPKRSRSPSPSMNTSHIGSVLARLAEASEELRKFQRINEEEHERNRMRRGNLRRAASQENDPHGSQSSVASASGSHRNGSKLSRSGHNGSLIRKSLSLDHSIQQDQNIWRQDDGSISSMQSIDSELGGMVRDSSYDSRLDSRLSGGSTQSDIPRGPRKKKKGLMGKLRSLTKSGRNSESEISIQGSDSDISVASDMRASKKDLRGRLSGMFKRSGSTSRSGSTERMSSEQRPVAVVVVGDADGPQPRDPPPANAMTPKPIRSISKPPTPTTPVTRRRVAKQ is encoded by the exons AGTTAAAAAAGCGCCCGCAATCATGGGCTTCTACGCCCGATATAGACGAAGTCGATGACAGTGCCAGAGGCAGTTCACGTTCAGGCGGCAAATCAACAGATGACAACAATGTAGATGTTACTCTAAAGTTGCCAGTTCCACCGAGGCGACATACAACAACGTTAGACATAAAAGAG GTTGAAAATTCATTGTCGCAGAATTCTTCAGCATCGTCGTCTTCGAAAAATATTCCAGATGACTTGGTCATTCTCTCCACAGACAGTTTAGCTGAACGGGTGAGAAAAatgaatttgttgaaaaaacaaCGCAGTCAAAATTCCAGAGAATCAAGTCGTGAACGATCTGTGCCTAGAAAACAGGAACA GGAAAATAATGATGCAGATGCTAAACCTCCTCCAGATCGACCTGAACGTACAAAAGCAATACCAACATCAAATTCTTCAAGTAGCACTACAGATGCCACAAAACATCTATCATTGCCACCAAAGAAAACTTCAAGTTCAAACACGTCTAGTTCCACATCAAACCATACTCGCCCAACTTCCGCACCTGTCAGTGAAACCCATTCAGCATTACCACCTACTCCACCCAAAACAATACCAACGAAATTGAAAACAACTTCCTCTACATCTAATACAACAACATCGCCTGCAACCTCATCCTCAGCCGCACGAAAAAAAGAGAGCGAACGACAGAAAGCTGCTCAAGATGTACAATTTATGctgaatattaaagaaaatagttttaataacaaGAAACAGAATTTGGATAATATGTCTTTAACAACTGAGACGCCCTATGCCGGGCATCAGATGGACCGCGAACATTTGGAGGAAATGGCTACTTTACGTAAAGAACTTGAAGCGATGAAAGCTCGTGCCGAGAAAGCTGAACGTGAAAAAAGTGATATACTATTAAGACGTTTGGCTTCCATGGAAACTGCTCCAAATCGAACGGCTGCCTCTGAAGCTATTATGCTGCAACAGAAAGTCAACGAACTTAAGGAACAACTCGAAAAGATAACGGAAGAGAAACGAAAACTCAACACTCGAATGAAAGAGCTTGAAAATAATCCAAAAAGTGCGGAGCATGAGCTGCGACGTAAGTTACAGGCTGCTGAACAAATCTGTGAGGAGTTGATGGAGGAAAACCAGGAAgcgaaaaaggaaattttaaacttGCAAGCGGAAATGGACGAACTCCAAGATACCTTCCGAGATGATGAGGTGAAAGCTAAGACAAGCTTGCAAAAGGATCTTGAAAAAACCACAAAGAATTGtcgaattttaagttttaaattaaagaaatgcgAACGGAAAATAGAGACATTAGAACAAGAACGTCAGAATAATGGTAACCTTGAACTTAATGCTAGAATTAAACAATTAGAGGATGAGTTGAGATTTTCACAGGAACTAACCAAAAAATTACAG GCTGAAGCTGAAGATTTACGCAATCCTGGAAAGAAGAAAGCTCCTATGTTAGGAGTCTTGGGTAAATCTACCTCTGCCGATGCCAGATTTACGAGAGAATCTCTCACTCGTGGTGGTTCACAAGAAGATCCTCAACAATTGCTTAGAGATTTACAGGACTCAGTTGAAAGAGAATCAGATCTTAAAGATCAACTTAAGTTTGCCGAAGAAGAA gctgaaaatttaaggaaaaaagttGCCCGTATGGAGGATGAAAATGATTCTCTAATGATGCAGTTGAAAAAAATGGCAACACGCTCTAGAA caCGTAAATTGAGTCCAACGCCTCATCGCTTAGCTCCAGAAGTACAAGCTGAACGTGATGAGGGCATATCCGATGAAGATGATCCGGCAGAGTTGCGCATTCTTTTGGAGCTTAATGAACAAGAGGCTTCCATACTCCGCCATAAGGTTGAAGAATTGGAAAAACAAAACTCCGAGTCTAAAAAACAAGTTCGAGAACTTCAGGATAAACTAACAACATCAGCGGATAAACGCAATACACTGGGATCATGGGGTAATAATGCTTCGGAGAAGAGACTGAAAGCCTTAAATGATGAACTGGAACAGCTAAGAAAGAATATTTCCGAAAAGGATAAACATATTGAAAGGTTACAAGCAGCGGCTGCTGCTCAAACTGGAGCCAACGCTAAACGCCAGATAGACATGGCTGAACAAGAAGCTACAGCTTTACGTTCCAAAGTTACTGCCCTAGAAGCAGAAAACGAACGTGTACAAAAGGAAGTTAAGCGTTTGCAATTACAAGCTTTACGTAAACAATCGTCAACTGAGAAGAATGGAAATACCGTGGAACTAGCAAAACTTAAAGAGAACCTTGCCAGCGTAGAGGAAGAACGAAATAATCTTCAAGACAAACTTAAACGTATTTTCCAAGAAGCTGAAGAAAAACTGCCACCGAGAACAATTGTACGTATAACTGATTTAACGCCGAAAAACCAACTAAAGAAATGGGTAGAAGAATTGGATGATGAAATAAGTGAAATGAGGGCTATTGTTGCAAAAACTGGAGCACATACTATTAAGAGTTTGGAAAGCGAGAAGAAAACCTTGGAAGAAGAACTTAGAGAATATAAAACTAAGCTCACACAAGCCGAAACAGATTTGC AAAAACTTAAGTCGACAAATACTCCCAAAGTACAAGATCTGGAAAAGCAGCTTAAAAAGACCGAGGAAGAATCGAAACAATTAAATTCCAAGATCAAGGAACTggaagataaaataaaaaaacaagataatTTG ATAAAGAAAACAGAAACCAGCAAATCGTCGTTGGAACagcaaataaaaactgaaaaggAAAAGCTTTCTAAATTAGAAAAGGATTACGAAAAAGAACGAAAAGAACGTGAAAAATTAGAAGGCAAACTAACACAAAAGGAAAGCGAACTTACGCAAGCACGCAAAGCAGCCGACAAAACCAAAACCAGTTTAGAAAATGAAATCAAGGAGCTTAAAACAAAATCATCTAAATCGGACACAAAACAGGTGCAAGAACTCAAAAAACAACTAGAGGAACTGCACGAAACCCTAGATCATGAAGCAAAACGTTACAATGAACTTAATGCTCAATGGGAGAAAATGTCCGAAGAGACAATATTGATGAGAGCTCAACTGTCCACCGAAAAAAATAATCTTCAAACTGAACTAAACAATGCCAAACAGAAAATAAGTGAATTAGAAACAATACGTGTCAATCGTTCTGAATTGGCTAAAAAGTTAAATGATGCTCAAAAGAAGATACAAGAGTTGGAAACAAAAACCCTTAAGAATGGACATTCAGAATATGAAAAGACAATGTTGCAAAATAAACTGGATGAAAAGATACAAGAGTATGAACGTCTTAGAAGGGAAAATGAAATGAATATCGATTTGGTGTTCCAACTGAGAAAGGATAACGATGAGTTAAATCGCAAATTAAGCGATTTCAATCGTATTGAACAAGCCCAATCGTCAATTAATGGTCATAGCGCCAGTttggaaaatgaaattaaatcattaaaaataaa aTTGGAAAACTCTGAAATGCAATTGAAATCCGAAGTGGCTTCAACACGTCTTCGTTATGAACAGCAAGTGAAAACATTAAGTGGAGAGTTGACCTCAATGCAT CGCCAATGTGAACGCTTTAAAAAGGATCGTGATGCCTTCAAGCAAATGTTGGAGTCAGCACAAAAGAAAATTGGAGATCTTAAAGCTAACAATGCTGGTAGACAAAGCAGGGGTTCAATGCATAGCAGTGATGAAGACGACAAGAGTAAGATTGCTTATTTGGAACAACAA ATTGGTTGTTTAGAAGATCAGCTAGTAGAGGCTCGTTTGGAAGCTAGCAAAGTTAAGACTGAATTGGTTTCGGAGCGCAGTGCAAATGAGATAAAAATATCTGAAATGCAATCAAAACTTAATGAATTCGAAGAAGAGAGAGTAATAGGCTCAGGTCGCACCAAAATTCCCGGCATGAAGACCAAACTAGAGCTATCCTGGCAAAAAGAACGTGAAGATCAACAAAGATTATTGCAAGAGACATCAACGCTGGCTAGAGACTTGCGTCAAACACTATTTGAAGTTGAGCGTGAACGTGATAAGGAACGTTTAGAGGCGAAGCGCCGACAAGATCAATTAAAACGTACCAATGAAGAGGAAATGGAAGAAGGACGCAGGAAAATTGCCGAGCTGCAATGTGATTTATTAGAGTTACGTGATGTGCACGCTAAACTGCGAACATCCAACGAGAAATTACGAAGAGAGCGTGAGCGTTATGAAAAGGAGTTGATTAAACGACGCATGGAGCAAGAAGGTGGTGATCGTAAACTTGGTGCTCTATTGCACACAGTTGATGAATTAGTAAAGATGGCACCAGATTTAATGGGTGGAAGGGTACCAGCTACACCTAACGATTTGAGGCCTGAACCTATTTCACCGAAAAGATCTCGTAGTCCATCTCCCTCTATGAATACATCACATATTGGTAGCGTTTTAGCGCGTTTAGCCGAGGCTTCTGAAGAATTGCGTAAATTCCAACGTATTAACGAAGAGGAGCATGAACGCAATCGTATGAGACGTGGTAATTTGCGTAGAGCTGCATCTCAAGAAAATGATCCACATGGTAGTCAAAGTTCTGTTGCAAGCGCAAGTGGATCTCATCGTAATGGTTCTAAATTATCACGATCCGGTCACAATGGCAGTTTAATAAGAAAGAGTTTATCTCTGGATCACTCTATACAGCAAGATCAG AATATTTGGCGGCAAGATGATGGAAGTATATCATCAATGCAATCTATTGATTCCGAATTAGGAGGCATGGTGCGTGATTCAAGCTATGATTCGCGTCTGGACTCACGATTGTCTGGCGGATCAACTCAAAGTGATATACCACGTGGTCCACGTAAGAAAAAGAAGGGCCTTATGGGAAAATTGAGAAGTCTTACCAAGAGTGGACGCAATTCCGAGAGTGAAATATCT attcaAGGATCTGACTCTGATATTAGTGTGGCCAGTGATATGAGGGCTAGTAAAAAGGATTTACGTGGCCGTTTATCGGGTATGTTCAAACGTTCAGGTTCAACATCACGCAGTGGCAGTACAGAACGAATGTCAAGTGAACAAAGACCCGTAGCTGTAGTCGTTGTTGGTGATGCAGATGGCCCTCAGCCCAGAGATCCGCCACCAGCAAATGCAATGACACCAAAACCAATTAGATCA atttcaaagcCACCTACACCCACAACACCAGTGACCAGGAGAAGAGTCGCTAAACAATAA